The region TTCTTGAATCAGGAATCAAATTACTGATCTTACCGTTTTGGTTTTCTAATGTTTCTAGAATAATACAAGTGTTCCTCCTGCAAGCAACTCCCATCTCAAGCCGCTTCCACCTGAACCACATGATCGTGGTGACACAGTTGATATCCCTTTGGGTTCCACCCAGGTACCGTGTCTTCAATATACCTCCTACGTTTTTGCCTTTAAATGCTTGCTCAAAAATGTGGTTTCTGTTTGAAGGATCTTCGAGCTAAACAGATGGAACTACAGGCTAAGGAGAACGAACTGAAACGGAAAGAGCAGGTAATTTTTTGGACATTTACAGTTTCCATGTGAACTGTATTGATctcagtcttcttcttcttgtcataATGCAGGAGCttaaaagaagagaagatgcaATAGCACGAAGTACACAACATTCTATATCGTCTAGTGATACTTCTTTAGGGGGTATTATTTGTAGCTAACCTGATACGGCTTGTTTTTTGGCAGGTGGAGTTGTCATTGAGGAGAAGAACTGGCCAGAGTTTTTTCCTCTAATTCATCATGACATTTCTAACGAGATTCCTATTCACTTACAGAAGATACAATATGTCGCATTCGCCTCATTATTAGGTAATGCATAGACCACCCTGCAACAAATCCTGGACTTGTCCAGAGTCTAGTCAAAACTTAACAGTCTAATTAAACTACTGAACTATATGCAGGGTTGATAGCATGCCTCTTGTGGAATATTGTGGCAGTAACTGTAGCTTGGATCAACGGAGGAGGTTTACTGATTTTACCACAAATGATTTTGATTAATTCCACTGGTCATGTTCACTCATCTGATTCTTCTGATGCAATCAGGTCCCACTATATGGCTTATGTCAATCATCTACTTCATTTCTGGTGTCCCTGGGGCTTACGTCTTATGGTATCGTCCTCTTTACCGCGCTACCAGGTACAAAAATCATCTCTATAAGTATATGTTGTAAGATACTAAATGAGTCAGTAATACAATTGTGTACACTTACCTACCTATGCAGAACTGATAGTGCCCTGAAGTTTGGAACTTTCTTCTTGTTTTACATGGTAAGTTAAACCatatccccccccccccccccattgGTAAATTTCCTCATGCATCAGAGTTCTTTCGATGTTTAACACTGTCTTGAACGTTTTCAGTTTCACATTGCGTTCTGCGGCTTTGCTGCAGTTGCTCCACCAGTCGTCTTTCGAGGAAAGTCTCTCACGTAAGAGTTTTCTTCTATATGAAAGCATCTGAATCAACCTCTTTCGTTTGTCTTTTGATAAGACCTTTTTGAGTCTCTGAGGAAGTCCATCTGATTCCATGTATTGTTTGGGTTTTGTGGACAGAGGTTTCTTGCCAGCACTTGAGTTTCTAACCAGTAATGTTGTGGTTGGGGTAAGTATTACTTCTGCTCATTTTACAAGTACTTAACTTCGGCTTGCAAGAGTCTTAACCAATCTCTTTTCTCCTCTTTTCAGATATTGTATTTCATTGGGGCGGGGTTCTTCTGCATCGAAACACTTCTCAACATTTGGGTGATTCAGCAAGTATATGCATACTTCCGCGGGAGCGGCAAAGCTGCACAGATGAAGCGTGAAGCTACAAACTCGGCGTTGATGCGTGCACTATAGAGCCAACACTCTtcactggaaaaaaaaaatctatcaatGGTGGCttgaggtcaaatcttgaaTTCTCCACACAACATTTGACACAACACCATTCTCTCTGCAAAGTCTAGACTGccaattgttttttgtttgaattgCTTTTGTAAAAGACTAAATCAAATACATGGAGACCTCAAAGCCAAAACTCTGTCGTTTgattgtcaaaaaaatatatcttcatGAATGATAAAAGCAAGATCCCTAGTGGGATGGGGGAACCTTTATAGCTCTCTAATGAAGCCATCAGTTCAGCTCTGTTCAATAGTCTTTGAAACTCATCTTCTCACCATTAACCTGCGAACCTATAGACTTGTACATGTTACTTAGAAGCACATAACTCATGtagtactttagttttaatctTCACCGAAGAAAACAACAAAGCCATGTCATATGAAGTGCACTATgcaactatatattataaatttatacgcattaaaataaaaatatataaaggaagagaagaaaggagactaataaaaaccctaattgGCAGTAGTAGCACACACAACACACAAAACAGAGTGCTGCTCTTAAAACCCTAACGAAACCTGCGATAAACCCTCAGGCCTTTTTACCCAACAAGTCGGTGCCTTTATAAACTTAAGCCGCCGCTTAAACATTGGAAAGTCATGTTCTTTCACTTTCCTCTCCtcgctctctcttctctccctTCCTGCCATGGTTGGTTTTCCAGCTAAACAAGCTAAACccgttgaagaagaagaagaagtagagcTACCAATCGATCAAAACTCCAAGGTCAAGGACGCTCTTGATTTCCCTTGCATCGATTCCTATCTCGACTTCGATTCCTGCAACTGGCTCGGGAACAATCCCAACATCGACGAGTTTGGCGTTAAAGATACGGACTTTGACTTTTTCGAGGACGAGATGGAGGCGATCGGACAAGGAGGTGAGGAGGTTCAGAACACGGTTCTGTCTGAGGCAGAGCCCAAGCTTTGTGATGACGTGGCGGCTGAACAAGCTGTGGAAGAGTTAGGTAGTGCTGTTTCTGACAACTCTAAGCCAATGGAAGATGTGTCTGCGTCTGTTGATTGTCCCAACATGAAGTTGGATGAGCCAGAGTTGAAGAAAACGGATGTGTGTTTGGCTTTAGGGTTGGAGAAGGTTAGTTTGACCACGGGTGATGATGAGAAGGGGAAAAGTATCAGTATTATTGCTGAGTCTGAGAGCGAAGAAGCCTcgagctcttcttcttcatcgagCTCCAGTGGTAGTTCCAGcagtgaagatgaagaagaagaagaagagagtgatGAGGAGGAtagtgaagaagaggaagatgagaTGGTCATTGTGAAAGAGGATGGTGTGGCAGGAGAGCTTGAAGAGGGTGAGATAGAGAGTGCAGATGAGGttgaagaagacgaagatgaagatagtgatgatgacgatgacgaTGATGAAGTGAATGAGATGATTGCTTGGAGCAACGACGAGGATGATGACCTAGGTTTGCAAACAAAAGACCCTATAAGGTCAAAGAATGAGCTCAAGGTACCTAATACTTCACCTCTTCACATTCACAATCGCTCACAGCTATTAGTGGTTGATCTTTTTCTTTATTACAACAAGAAATCTAAAGTACCATTCACTATATTGTACACTACTGCCTGTTTGACATTAAGTCTTCTTTGTGTTTAATTTTTGCAGGAGCTTCCTCCAGTTCCAGCTGTGGATGTGTCTCTGGAACCTCATCACATCACGCTTCCTGTTGGAGTTGTTCTTTCGGTATCATAAACATAACCTCTACTCTACCTGTATTCTTATATGCTTCTCTGTTTGGTGTCTTTGGAATCTGCTGGCTAATGGAACTCCATGTGATTTCTATATTGCAGGTGATGGGCGCACAAGTCATAGTGGAGGGAATGGAGCAGCACAGTCCTTTGACAGAAGGCTCTATCCTATGGATAACGGAAAAAAGAACGCCGTTGGGACTTGTGGATGAGATCTTTGGACCTGTCAAGTGCCCTTACTATATCGTGAGGTTCAACTCAGAGAGCGAAGTGCCAGAGGGTGTTAGCCAAGGCACACCCGTCTCGTTCGTCGCTGATTTCGCTCAGCACATTCTCAACATCAAGGAGCTGCAGAAGAAAGGCTACGATGCATCTGGAGATAACGACGAGGAGATACCAGACGAGCTCGAGTTCTCAGATGATGAGAAAGAAGCTGAGTACAGAAGGATGcagaagatggagaagagagGGATGATGATGAATGACCAAAAGAACGGTAACggaagaaacaagaagaagaagaacagagagCACGGAAGGCCTGAGAACCAGGGGTCTAGTTCTCTATCCTCAAACCGTTGTGATCCTCAGATGGGTGGTGGTCCGGTTTCGAATCATCAGGCAAGGCCTCCTCAGATGGACGGTGGTTTTCCTCAAAACAATGGAGCATGGAGACCACCCCAGAGTAATCAGCAGAACCCATACCAGCTTCCTCCTATGCGTCCTCCTAATCAGATGGGAATGCCCATCTAGGTCCAATGCAGCAGATGCCTTTGATGGGAATGCAAAATCAGAATCAAATGATGTTCCCACCACCGCAGTTCAATGGTGGCATGAACTTTTTTCCAGGACAGGGTTCAGCGCCATGGCCTGCGTTACAGAAACTGTTTCAACCAACAAGCGTTTGGTGGGATGGGTCGGGGTATTCAGCATCCACAGTTACCTAATGATCTGAGTTTTAACATGTTTGCTGCTTCTCAAGGTTTTCCAATGCAGCGGCCTCAGTTCCAAATGCAACCGCAGTTCCAATCTCGCCCACCCAACCCAATGAACCCGCCATTCCAAATGCTGAACAACAACAGGCCACCGTCTCCAATGAACCCGCAGTTCCAGATGCAGCCACAGTCTGAGATACGTCCACCATCCCAAGTCCAGCAGCACTCACCAACTAACCCGGAGTCCCCAGTGCAACAACAAGAACAGTCTCAAGGGTTTAGCAACGGGCAGTCTTCTGAACGGGGAAGAGGCCACCGTGGTGGTCGTGGCAGGGGTAGAGGTAGGGGTCGTGGTGGTAGGTTTGGTCGTGGACGAGGTCGTGGTCGGCAATAGTCTGGATgaagctgtttttttttgtgaagcATATATGATGTGTCAATCAAAAGcatgtttttaaatttagttttgtaTGCCAGTTTTTGTTTAGACAACTCAGCTATGATTGAatgatctttttcttttccgCACATTCGCTGATTGCTAAAATCAAAACCTTGTACCAAAAGTCAGGTCAAAGTGACTGCAGTCACCTACCACTAGTCCAGATTTCTTTTTTCTCAAGAAGTTTGAAAAGAAGCAGGAACAGTGTTTTTTCTCTCGCCGTTAATATCGTTACTTATCTCTAACGCGTTCGTTTAATACGCTGATAATGACACGTGTACGACAACGGTTGTTGGCTGCGAGTGGTCCACCATCATTAATTTCTCTactgattttaattaaaagCTTACGCCTCGGaaaatgtttgattttttaaattaattgccATGTCTTCTCTCTTCTGCGGCGCGTCGATTTCACATTATTATCTCTCTTTGAGACAGACAGCTTTGATTCCGTAAGACAGTTTCGTTTCTCCCCCAAGTTTGTCCATAAATGAttgatcttttttttcaaatctcttcttctctttgccCACTTCTGAAATTGAATCATTCCAATAAGAAGTTTATAAAACTCTTCTTATCCTGCGTTGATTTTTCTGCTTTAGCGTCTGTCTCTTTCAAAACAAGACGTGTCTTGTTTTTTAAGGTAAAACTCAAGACTTAAACTTGAAGTCTCTCCTACTTTGGATTGGATCTGACTCAgctttttatacaaaaaaatcagttttcCTTTTTCATTGGCTGCATGCCCaaaaagtctctctctcttttcggTTACTAATTTCGATATTTTGAATGttctttttatcttttccaGATTCATCTCTTGGTGTGGGGTTCTTGAGAGGGGTTTTCTAGAGTTCTGGTATTGATTTTGAATCTGTGATCAGATAGATAAGCTTGGGAGGGGCTTTGATGCTAGTTTGGTATTCTACCGACAACTCCGATCTCCTGTCTGGTCATATCTGATAATTGGGGGTTTCTTATAGGGGAATGAGAAAactgtataggaagctggttTCATTCAGAGACCCATTTACAAGAGCCAAGAGACACGTgagctcatcatcatcatcacattcAGGGTTTAGGTCTTTCAGCGACAGAAGATGGATGTTCCCTTTCCTAGCGACCTTGTTCATCTCCATCACTCTCCTCACCCTCTCCATCTCCGGCGGCTTTcactcagaagaagaagaagaacatccTTTACCATCAGACGTTGTTTCAGAGTCTAACAAAGACTACTTTGTAGAATCTAGTTTCACAAAACCAAATGTTAATAACAATC is a window of Raphanus sativus cultivar WK10039 unplaced genomic scaffold, ASM80110v3 Scaffold1360, whole genome shotgun sequence DNA encoding:
- the LOC130504112 gene encoding secretory carrier-associated membrane protein 2-like, which translates into the protein MARQDPNPFADEEINPFANNTSVPPASNSHLKPLPPEPHDRGDTVDIPLGSTQDLRAKQMELQAKENELKRKEQELKRREDAIARSGVVIEEKNWPEFFPLIHHDISNEIPIHLQKIQYVAFASLLGLIACLLWNIVAVTVAWINGGGPTIWLMSIIYFISGVPGAYVLWYRPLYRATRTDSALKFGTFFLFYMFHIAFCGFAAVAPPVVFRGKSLTGFLPALEFLTSNVVVGILYFIGAGFFCIETLLNIWVIQQVYAYFRGSGKAAQMKREATNSALMRAL